The segment ATGTGAAAGAGacaatataatgaaaatatggACCACCTTGATGTCTCAACATCAAATCAAAGCATGCCAGATCAAACGTACAGTAATTATGATTCTATCCAGATTCTAAAACGTGGATTCAAAAGGAGTGGTCTGGAATACCTGTTGAACATCGAGCGGATCAAGTAGAAACCTGTATCTTCTTGAACTCCAACTATGTAAAGTTGATGGCATGATGCACCTGGTTTGCCGCCCCAAATTCCCAGGCTTTGGGGGGAACGTGAAAGTGGCTATCTGGAATGTACCTGACAACAAAATTAGAATCTTTTTTCTTTCAGAAAGATATCAATAGTTGCATCGACAAAAGTCCATAATATATCACTACTGCACACGAGTTCCATTACCATCATATCCACTCCatagtatatatttagattCACGTGCGTATAGcaatcaaatttgataaaatcACAAACCTTGGGTTCACTTTGTCAAGTCCAATAACCAATGGGACCAAGAGAAGAACTGACGTCCACTCAGTTTCTCCTTCTGAATATTCCAAACAAGTTTTGGTGACATCTTCTATACAGAGAATTGGAGCTCCACCTCTCTCCTCATCTTCGCTGCCAGAAATGATATGAATAGCCATGGAACACGAATTCTTTAACACCAGTTTGTTCTCTTCTCTTCCGAACTAATGCTTCCCATGATCGACAAACAGCATATGGTCCTACCCATGAGCCAGCAGCCAGGCCATAAGATTCTCCAGCTAGTATAAGATTGTGAATCGAGAATGCTGAAGCCTCAGAATCACCAAAAAGTTCTAAGATATCTAAGTATTCCTCTTCAGGCGGCTGCATTTTCAGACCAAACAAAGCTCATTTTTCAATGGCCTGATTCGTGATCAACCAGATGGATGTTCCTAGTATTGTATATTGTCATGGACTTGACAACACAACTAACCTTAGATTCCTTTTTCCTCCAAGACTTTCTCAGCCTTTGAAATTGCAATGCCTGTTAAAGATGAATCATAGACCATATGTTAAGAGAAATATGAAGCCTAAAGCTATAAGATGATAACTACTCACAAAAGCAAACCTGTGCAAAGAGCATCTGGCCACTTCTGAGCATGCAACCCCAGTTGACATCACTAGTATAAGTTTTATCACCAATAGGCTCAAAACCTGTAAAATAACACAATGAGTTTTTCCTGTGACCCACTTAAAGCTAGCTTGAGTTGAAGTGGATATACAAACCTCTACGATATGTCATTAGTATCAAGGAACAAAAGTCTTGTCTGAGTGCATCTGCTACTTCTGACGATTCACTTTCTGAGATTTTATAACAAATCTCAGTAGCCATATCTCATTTATGCTGCTGGAAATGCCGGTCCTACTCGGCCCTAAAAGACGGTCTTGAAGTCTCCTGATCGCCCAACTAGCCATAGAAATCACTGTCCAACCATTACGTGTGGTACAACCTGGCTGATGCTCGGGTGTTGAAGCCTCCCTAAGCGTTTGCGAAACTAAAGGAAGTGTCGAATCTGACACTAGAGAAGTTGGTGATTTATCAAAGTTCTCAACTGGGGTTGATGAAAAACATTTTGAAGCAATAAACATATCACATATAGCTTTCATCACCTAGACATATAGCACCAAATGCAACATGTCATGCCTACTAATACCAGAGAAATCTATCTTTTGTCTGCAATAAGAAGCATAAGAGATCA is part of the Raphanus sativus cultivar WK10039 chromosome 5, ASM80110v3, whole genome shotgun sequence genome and harbors:
- the LOC108862949 gene encoding LOW QUALITY PROTEIN: cysteine protease ATG4b (The sequence of the model RefSeq protein was modified relative to this genomic sequence to represent the inferred CDS: inserted 3 bases in 2 codons; deleted 1 base in 1 codon); protein product: MKAICDMFIASKCFSSTPVENFDKSPTSLVSDSTLPLVSQTLREASTPEHQPGCTTRNGWTVISMASWAIRRLQDRLLGPSRTGISSSINEIWLLXICYKISESESSEVADALRQDFCSLILMTYRRGFEPIGDKTYTSDVNWGCMLRSGQMLFAQALQFQRLRKSWRKKESKPPEEEYLDILELFGDSEASAFSIHNLILAGESYGLAAGSWVGPYAVCRSWEALVRKRREQTGVKXNSCSMAIHIISGSEDEERGGAPILCIEDVTKTCLEYSEGETEWTSVLLLVPLVIGLDKVNPSHFHVPPKPGNLGRQTRCIMPSTLHSWSSRRYRFLLDPLDVQQVATGNKESQDADTSPYHCNTVRYVPLNSLDPPLALGFYCRNKVCEQRCYLETPMALSIVQGDSISEDW